In Colletotrichum destructivum chromosome 8, complete sequence, the following proteins share a genomic window:
- a CDS encoding Putative glycoside hydrolase, family 6, 1, 4-beta cellobiohydrolase → MVVAQLLLAAALAPAALAGPFKLRDVNSYDGKATPYEKKVNSYEEKVTSYEGKVASYEGNPLADRQLFINPTYADEIKTLAIPQLTGELAEKAAKVAEVPTFSWLDTRENISLMNSTLAQIRKLNQEGANPPYAGTYVIYNFPDRDCSAKASAGELLIAEDGVEKYKKEYIDPIAALAKEYSDVRQVFVYEPDGLANLITNMAVPKCAGAADAYKEGTEYALKTLNLENVAIYIDGGHAGWVGWADNLKPTAELYAELYKKAGSPKSVRGIVSNVSNFNGWNLTTAPPYTAPSENWDESKFHAALTPHLREAGFPAHFIVDQGRSGKQPTGRETWGDWCNIKDTGFGPRPTVQTGIDTLDAVVWVKPGGQADGTSDTTAVRFDEKCRSNSSVVPAPEAGSWFQEYFVQLLENANPPF, encoded by the exons ATGGTCGTAGcacagcttcttctcgccgcaGCACTTGCGCCGGCTGCCCTGGCGGGGCCCTTTAAACTCCGCGACGTCAACTCCTACGATGGAAAGGCCACCCCTTACGAGAAAAAGGTCAACTCCTACGAGGAAAAGGTTACCTCTTACGAGGGAAAGGTTGCCTCCTACGAGGGAAACCCATTAGCCGACAGACAGCTGTTCATCAACCCCACATAcgccgacgagatcaagACCCTCGCCATCCCCCAGCTGACTGGCGAGCTcgcggagaaggcggccaaggtcgccgaggtgCCCACGTTCTCATGGCT TGACACCCGCGAGAACATCAGCCTGATGAACAGCACCCTCGCGCAGATCCGCAAGCTCAACCAGGAAGGCGCCAACCCGCCGTACGCCGGCACCTATGTCATCTACAACTTCCCCGACCGCGACTGCTCCGCCAAGGCATCGGCCGGCGAGCTCTTGATCGCCGAAGATGGCGTTGAGAAGTACAAGAAGGAGTACATCGACCCCATCGCGGCGTTGGCCAAGGAGTACTCCGACGTCCGCCAGGTCTTTGTCTACG AACCTGATGGACTTGCCAACCTTATTACG AACATGGCCGTCCCCAAgtgcgccggcgccgccgatgcgtACAAGGAGGGAACCGAATACGCTTTGAAGACACTTAACCTCGAGAACGTCGCCATTTACATCGATGGTGGCCACGCAGGCTGGGTCGGTTGGGCCGATAATCTCAAGCCGACGGCGGAGCTCTACGCCGAGCTGTACAAGAAGGCCGGGTCGCCCAAATCAGTAAGGGGAATAGTCTCGAATGTGTCCAACTTTAATGGTTGGAacttgacgacggcgcccccTTACACGGCGCCAAGTGAGAATTGGGATGAGTCCAAGTTCCACGCGGCGCTGACGCCGCACCTGCGGGAGGCGGGCTTCCCGGCCCACTTCATCGTCGACCAGGGCCGCAGCGGCAAGCAGCCGACGGGACGGGAGACATGGGGCGACTGGTGCAACATCAAGGACACGGGATTCGGGCCGCGGCCGACGGTGCAGACGGGGATCGACACGCTGGACGCCGTGGTCTGGGTCAAGCCGGGCGGCCAGGCGGACGGCACCAGTGACACGACGGCGGTGCGCTTCGACGAGAAGTGCAGGTCGAATTCGTCTgtcgtgccggcgccggaggccGGTTCCTGGTTCCAGGAGTACTTTGTGCAGCTGTTGGAGAACGCCAACCCTCCGTTTTAA
- a CDS encoding Putative GDSL lipase/esterase, SGNH hydrolase superfamily, which produces MRSFTQALSLAAGLSLSFANPTPAVSPRQTGSKNLIVFGDSYSTVGFWPGGTLPAAGNPLGNPGLPGQTTSSGLNWVGHLTSTLNTSLVLTYDFAVTGATTDKDIVDTYAQFCVDDQVAQYTQYASAKVDKANTLVAVWIGINDVGEPFWDRQSAPVAKIMDRYFELLQTLADDGLANFVLLTVPPFSDQIPAMIGQSETDLARLRSDIAAYNAALKTRLAAFTSANSGVKGLVFDTKPSFDTVVGNFAKYGARDATCYGSSDCLWADNYHAGLAIHKLLAENLVKGVAANFVF; this is translated from the exons ATGAGGTCTTTCACCCAGGCTCTCtcgctcgccgccggcctgtccCTGTCCTTTGCCAATCCCACCCCGGCCGTCTCCCCGCGACAGACCGGCTCCAAGAACCTGATCGTCTT CGGCGACTCCTACTCCACCGTCGGTTTCTGGCCCGGCGGCAccctcccggccgccgggaACCCGCTCGGCAACCCCGGGCTGCCGGGTCAGACCACCTCGAGCGGTCTCAACTGGGTCGGCCACCTCACCAGCACCCTCAACACCTCGCTGGTCCTGACATACGACTTCGCCGTCACGGGCGCCACCACCGACAAGGACATTGTCGATACCTACGCCCAGTTTTGCGTCGATGATCAGGTCGCGCAGTACACCCAGTACGCCTccgccaaggtcgacaaggCGAACACCCTTGTCGCCGTCTGGATCGGCATCAACGACGTTGGCGAGCCCTTTTGGGACAGGCAGTCCGCGCCGGTCGCCAAGATCATGGACCGCTACTTCGAGCTGCTCcagaccctcgccgacgacggcctcgccaaTTTTGTCCTTCTTACTGTCCCTC CCTTCTCTGACCAGATCCCTGCCATGATCGGCCAGTCCGAGACTGACCTGGCCCGTCTGCGCTCTGACATCGCCGCCTACAACGCGGCCCTTAAGacccgcctcgccgccttcacgTCCGCCAACAGCGGCGTCAagggcctcgtcttcgacacCAAGCCCTCGttcgacaccgtcgtcggTAACTTTGCAAAGTACGGCGCCAGGGACGCCACTTGCTACGGCTCGAGCGACTGCCTGTGGGCCGACAACTACCACGCCGGCCTGGCCATCCACAAGCTGCTCGCCGAGAACCTGGTTAAGGGGGTTGCCGCCAACTTTGTGTTCTGA
- a CDS encoding Putative aminoglycoside phosphotransferase, protein kinase-like domain superfamily codes for MTAKQPASTEASADVYEEYIQGVLREQYGREQVVGITPLQHHNAQVYELNINPGTQDSAAAAPKKPGVAPLPAQSTRLIMRFSDPASMLNEEVRVQNEVAIMSLMREALGPADPSLVPEVYGWEPFSEGKGWTLIEFKQGVPLAGKFAGMDPDVKREVLAQIAEVFRRIQSFRLPDSVKTYGGLNFSDGGGLVGGPTPIAGGGPCSSLAELYAEYFQTQIAFADKCDIVRGWKDSELRARLERFGKEGLKSLVERVDARPTLVHGDLDGHNILFDEGTNKLTALLDYDFGHVGSQADEYFYSFPSIHGLLIPPFLDDPEEVHLRQCLLDGFGPEDAERTCASIAWATAVARDDEFAKAGVERPVDIGGIDALSAVFWFIQNISPPMFFLERWRSKATPDRVEAVKREARDNLERNLNAWGL; via the exons ATGACAGCAAAACAACCAGCCAGCACCGAAGCCTCCGCCGATGTCTACGAAGAGTACATCCAGGGAGTCCTCCGAGAGCAATATGGTCGAGAG CAGGTCGTCGGAATAACGCCTCTCCAACACCACAACGCTCAAGTCTACGAGCTCAACATCAATCCCGGGACACAAGActccgcggccgccgcgccaaAGAAGCCCGGCGTGGCTCCTCTGCCTGCGCAGAGCACGAGGCTCATCATGCGCTTCTCCGACCCAGCATCGATGCTGAACGAGGAAGTCAGGGTCCAGAACGAGGTGGCAATCATGTCGCTCATGCGTGAGGCCCTGGGCCCGGCCGATCCCTCGCTCGTTCCTGAAGTCTACGGTTGGGAGCCGTTCTCGGAGGGGAAGGGATGGACTCTGATCGAGTTCAAACAGGGCGTGCCGCTCGCTGGCAAGTTTGCCGGGATGGACCCGGACGTAAAGCGCGAGGTGCTCGCACAGATTGCCGAGGTGTTCAGGCGCATCCAGTCTTTCAGGCTGCCGGACTCCGTCAAGACCTACGGCGGCCTCAACTTCtctgacggcggcgggctcgtcggcggcccgACACCCATTGCCGGCGGTGGGCCTTGCAGCTCGCTCGCTGAGCTCTATGCAGAGTACTTCCAGACGCAGATTGCCTTCGCCGACAAGTGTGACATTGTCCGAGGGTGGAAGGACTCTGAGCTGCGAGCCAGGCTAGAGAGATTCGGCAAAGAAGGGCTGAAGTCGCTTGTTGAACGAGTCGATGCGCGACCAACGCTGGTGCATGGAGACCTTG ACGGCCACAACATCTTGTTTGACGAGGGGACCAACAAGTTGACGGCGTTGCTCGACTACGACTTTGGCCACGTCGGCTCCCAGGCCGATGAGTACTTCTACTCGTTCCCCAGCATACACGGCCTTCTGATCCCGcccttcctcgacgacccagAGGAGGTCCATCTCCGGCAATGCCTCCTCGACGGGTTCGGCCCggaggacgccgagcggACGTGCGCGTCGATCGCTTGGGCCACGGCCGTCGCGAGAGACGACGAGTTCGCCAAGGCGGGCGTCGAGAGGCCCGTCGACATCGGGGGCATCGACGCGCTGTCGGCTGTGTTTTGGTTCATACAGAACATCAGCCCGCCCATGTTCTTTTTGGAGCGGTGGAGGTCCAAAGCGACGCCGGATCGGGTCGAGGCGGTGAAGAGGGAAGCGAGGGACAACTTGGAGAGGAACCTCAATGCGTGGGGACTCTAG
- a CDS encoding Putative solute-binding protein family 3/ domain of MltF: MAHLKTSALLTALLSVCAGAQQLGSVMDTPATVTAPRSSLSYTRVSSLLDTIISRGYLNVGTTGDYKPFTYLVMNNTTGDATSTATITTYVGADIDAAHSLSSALGLAEPPRLVPTKWANVTSDLIAGKYDIAMGGVSLTLERARTVFFSTAIQRVGKTAAIRCADADKYKNLESLDKSGVRIAVNPGGTNEAFDRVNIKTATIVLVDDKNAVYQTILDGKADAVISDLIEVQLQVKMHEGEICLTQLDVPFNFEELGYAIPRDIVWKQFVDSWVNVQLGSGAWNQTLNKWLGYMWPNV, encoded by the coding sequence ATGGCGCACTTGAAGACATCTGCGCTTCTCACGGCTCTGCTGAGCGTATGCGCCGGAGCCCAACAACTCGGCTCGGTGATGGACACACCCGCAACAGTAACAGCACCACGGTCGTCCCTATCGTATACCAGAGTGAGCTCGCTCCTCGACACCATCATCTCCCGCGGGTACCTCAACGTCGGCACGACGGGTGACTACAAGCCCTTCACGTACCTCGTCATGAACAACACGACCGGGGACGCCACTTCCACAGCCACCATCACGACCtacgtcggcgccgacatcgacgccgcccacTCCCTGTCcagcgccctcggcctcgcggaaCCGCCGCGGCTCGTGCCCACCAAGTGGGCCAACGTCACCAGCGACCTGATAGCCGGCAAGTACGACATCGCCATGGGCGGCGTCAGCCTGACCCTCGAACGCGCCAggaccgtcttcttctccaccgCCATCCAGCGCGTGGGCAAGACGGCGGCCATCCGCTGCGCCGACGCGGACAAGTACAAGAACCTCGAGTCGCTGGACAAGTCCGGCGTCCGGATCGCCGTCAACCCGGGCGGCACCAACGAGGCCTTTGACCGCGTGAACATCAAGACGGCGACCATCGTGCTGGTCGATGACAAGAACGCCGTCTACCAGACGATCCTGGACGgcaaggccgacgccgtcatctcggaCCTCATCGAGGTCCAGTTGCAGGTCAAGATGCACGAGGGCGAGATATGCCTCACCCAGCTGGATGTGCCGTTCAACTTTGAGGAGCTGGGGTACGCCATCCCCAGGGACATTGTCTGGAAGCAGTTTGTCGACAGCTGGGTCAACGTGCAGCTTGGGAGCGGTGCCTGGAACCAGACACTCAATAAATGGCTGGGCTACATGTGGCCGAACGTATAG
- a CDS encoding Putative FAD dependent oxidoreductase, D-amino acid oxidase, D-amino-acid oxidase, with the protein MCTPQEYPHRRFVVLGAGVIGLTTALTLRAEYPASSIAVLAEHFPGDYHIDYCSPWAGGNWCSSANDNGLLESFDRVAFDRFREIAETTPEAGIKRSPLRMIFDQRIEDAEILSKGTGKLWYEDLVGGTVPLKKDELPDKAVFGLDVPSTFVINTQIYLQWLLEQCRNGKIDLVRRRIEHIEEARLTPDVAVVFNCTGLGSYSLGGVEDKSMYPTRGQTILVEQPIRPLERMYFRSPRRVDNDTTYVFQRPLAGGVVLGGCRQDGNWDGEVDPALAKTILERCCALAPELGRPEDLKIIKHGVGLRPNRKGGPRIEAEKSDAGLVVHNYGASGAGYQASWGMAAHAVGLAKAEIGPGQLPAKL; encoded by the exons ATGTGCACCCCGCAAGAATACCCCCACCGCCGCTTCgtggtcctcggcgccggcgtcatcggcCTCACCACCGCGCTGACCCTGAGGGCCGAGTACCCGGCGAGCAGCATCGCCGTCCTGGCGGAGCACTTCCCCGGCGACTACCACATCGACTACTGCTCCCCCTGGGCCGGGGGCAACTGGTGCTCCtccgccaacgacaacggcctcctcgagtcGTTTGACCGCGTCGCCTTCGACCGGTTCCGGGAGATCGCCGAGACGACCCCCGAGGCCGGCATCAAGCGCTCGCCGCTGAGGATGATTTTTGATCAACGgatcgaggacgccgagatcCTCAGCAAGGGGACGGGGAAGCTTTGGTACGAAGACTTGGTCGGGGGCACGGTGCCgttgaagaaggacgagCTGCCGGACAAGGCCGTCTTCGGGCTCGACGTGCCGTCTACCTTTGTGATTAACACGCAAATCTACCTGCAGTG GCTCCTCGAGCAATGTAGAAACGGCAAGATCGATCTTGTGCGCCGCCGGATCGAACACATCGAAGAGGCCCGCCTCACGCCCGAcgtggccgtcgtcttcAACTGCACCGGGCTAGGCTCCTactccctcggcggcgtcgaagacAAGTCCATGTACCCGACCCGGGGCCAGaccatcctcgtcgagcagcccATACGGCCCCTCGAGAGGATGTACTTCCGCTCGCCGCGCCGCGTCGACAACGACACCACGTACGTCTTCCAGAGGCCGCTCGCCGGGGGcgtcgtgctcggcggcTGCCGTCAGGACGGGAACTGGGACGGGGAGGTCGACCCGGCGCTGGCCAAGACCATCCTCGAGAGGTGCTGCGCCCTGGCCCCCGAGCTGGGCCGCCCAGAGGATCTGAAGATCATCAAGCACGGCGTCGGGCTGAGGCCGAACCGCAAGGGTGGTCCGAGGATCGAGGCCGAAAAGAGCGATGCGGGCTTGGTGGTTCACAACTATGGAGCATCCGGAGCAGGATACCAGGCGTCGTG GGGGATGGCGGCACACGCCGTTGGACTCGCAAAGGCAGAAATTGGTCCAGGACAGCTGCCGGCAAAACTCTAG
- a CDS encoding Putative SGNH hydrolase-type esterase domain, SGNH hydrolase superfamily — protein MRFSVANALALVAPPLLALTAAADPLEYSSTPAGQVIKDGVKLRILPVGDSITVGFLSSDGNGYRLKLDENLSANDVVFAGDVTGGTMADGYYAAWSGRTIKYIADNVGPSLEQRPNIILLHAGTNDMNPNPDISQEGNDPAGAAGRLGCLIDQMMAACPDAAILVAQIVNTCDANQRPGTEEYQKLIPGVVEQRRAAGHHVLAVDFAALGDGVLRDDCIHPSDEGYRTMGDYWYDFIAQIPKDWITEPVGDDPERPKNEVASANNVSGSTSAFAAGFGGNWVASLAISVTTAIKIMSN, from the exons ATGAGGTTCTCCGTCGCTAATGCACTGGCCCTTGTTGCCCCCCCGCTGCTGGCACTCACTGCGGCGGCCGACCCTCTCGAGTACAGTTCGACGCCCGCGGGCCAAGTGATCAAGGACGGAGTGAAGCTGAGGATTCTCCCCGTCGGCGACTCCATCACCGTGGGGTTCCTGAGCAGCGATGGGAACGGATACAGGTTGAAGCTCGACGAGAACCTGTCCG CCAACGATGTGGTTTTTGCCGGCGACGTGACCGGTggcaccatggccgacggATACTAT GCGGCCTGGTCCGGACGGACGATCAAGTACATCGCCGACAACGTCGGCCCGTCCCTGGAGCAGCGGCCGaacatcatcctcctccacgcCGGCACCAACGACATGAACCCGAACCCGGACATCTCCCAGGAGGGCAACGACCcggcgggcgccgccgggcggCTCGGCTGCCTCATCGACCAGATGATGGCCGCCTGCCCGGACGCCGCGATCCTCGTGGCCCAGATCGTCAACACGTGCGACGCGAATCAGAGGCCCGGGACCGAGGAGTACCAGAAGCTCATcccgggcgtcgtcgagcagcggAGGGCCGCCGGCCACCACGTCCTGGCGGTGGACTTCGCCGcgctgggcgacggcgtcctgcGGGACGACTGTATCCATCCCTCGGACGAGGGGTACCGCACCATGGGGGACTACTGGTACGACTTCATCGCCCAGATCCCCAAGGATTGGATCACCGAGCCGGTCGGCGATGACCCCGAAAGGCCAAAGAATGAGGTTGCCAGCGCGAACAACGTGTCGGGCAGTACCAGCGCGTTCGCCGCTGGGTTCGGAGGGAACTGGGTCGCGTCTCTGGCGATTTCGGTAACGACCGCAATAAAGATAATGAGTAATTGA